A single region of the Podospora pseudopauciseta strain CBS 411.78 chromosome 1, whole genome shotgun sequence genome encodes:
- the RRD2 gene encoding Serine/threonine-protein phosphatase 2A activator 2 (COG:O; EggNog:ENOG503NXCW): protein MSSSTPPAGAAVGTGPQPESTSTSGKPSPGPNPAPSIPNLLARKPKLDEARRRRQPESGSLQPVPETPPLPPLPDLSTVKFQTPTRRILTPQDHKLFLASPTYTLVVSFIFHLSESVADKPISSVSASTVTPTVQALLDILTEIEELCRSTPPDETTGSRFGNKTFRTFLDKVKSRTPHFLSLLNLPPQHANDASPELSTYLHHSFGNATRIDYGSGHELNFFLFLLCLRLLSLLPEPTFPSLVLLVFPKYLELMRLVQLTYYLEPAGSHGVWGLDDYQFLPFLFGASQLLHHGFLTPKSIHQTLSLEQFGPEYLYHNQVAFVNSTKTVQGLRWHSPMLDDISAAKSWTKIEGGMRKMFVNEVLGKLPVMQHFLFGGLIPATEEMGKLAEEQPELTEEEIENGKLVIFDDTEGKRHVHQQAVGWGDCCGIKVPSSLAAAEEMRKRGLMGGGQLRRIPFD from the coding sequence ATGTCATCTTCAACCCCACCAGCTGGAGCAGCCGTTGGAACTGGACCCCAGCCGGAGTCGACGTCAACCTCCGGGAAGCCAAGCCCGGGCCCGAATCCGGCGCCTAGCATCCCTAACCTCCTGGCCCGTAAACCAAAACTGGACGAGGctcgccggcgccggcaaCCCGAATCCGGCAGTCTCCAACCCGTGCCGGAAACCCCGCCTCTACCTCCTCTACCAGACTTGTCAACTGTCAAATTCCAGACACCCACTCGCCGCATCCTCACTCCCCAAGATCACAAGTtgttcctcgcctccccaaCTTACACGTTGGTGgtctccttcatcttccaCCTCTCCGAATCCGTAGCCGACAAACCCATTTCATCTGTCTCTGCTTCTACCGTCACACCCACCGTCCAAGCCCTCCTGGACATCCTCACCGAGATCGAAGAGCTCTGCCGTTCCACCCCCCCAGACGAAACCACCGGTTCCCGCTTCGGCAACAAAACCTTCCGCACCTTTCTCGATAAAGTCAAATCCCGCACCCCtcacttcctctccctcctcaacctcccaccccaacacGCCAACGACGCCAGCCCCGAGCTCTCCACCTACCTCCACCACTCCTTCGGCAACGCAACAAGGATAGACTACGGCTCCGGCCACGAGCTcaacttcttcctcttcctcctctgcctccgcctcctctccctcctcccagaaCCCACATTTCCCTCCCtggtcctcctcgtcttcccaAAGTACCTCGAGCTCATGCGCCTTGTCCAGCTAACCTACTACCTCGAACCCGCCGGCTCCCATGGCGTCTGGGGCCTAGACGACTACCaattcctccccttcctctttggcgcctcccagctcctccaccacggTTTCCTCACCCCCAAATCCATCCACCAGACTTTGTCCCTCGAACAATTCGGCCCGGAATACCTCTACCACAACCAAGTAGCCTTTGTCAACTCGACCAAGACGGTCCAAGGGTTGAGGTGGCACTCCCCCATGCTGGATGACATTTCTGCCGCGAAGTCCTGGACAAAGATTGAGGGCGGGATGAGAAAGATGTTTGTGAATGAGGTGCTGGGCAAGTTACCGGTGATGCAGCACTTtttgtttggggggttgatccCGGCGACGGAGGAGATGGGGAAGCTGGCTGAGGAGCAGCCTGAGTtgacagaggaggagattgagaatGGAAAGTTGGTGATTTTTGATGATACAGAGGGCAAGAGGCATGTGCATCAGCAGGCGGTCGGGTGGGGGGATTGCTGCGGAATCAAGGTGCCGAGCtcgctggcggcggcggaggagatgaggaaACGGGGGCTGATGGGTGGGGGGCAGTTGAGGAGGATACCTTTTGATTAG
- the RRP46 gene encoding exosome non-catalytic core subunit rrp46 (EggNog:ENOG503P261; COG:J): protein MTVSTTSTAPAAALGVLPRADGSAKYSHAGYTVTASVNGPIEAQRRDEHPYEAHVDVIVRPAAGVGGTRERHLESILQSSLSQIILVKNFPRSLIQIVLQVEDSPENDYVNTKLVQASLNFSIMPALFQTAVLALLSAGVPIRATATATAIAIVPQDGTKRSVVDPSPRDVEIAQSVHVLAFTSHDELLLAESEGDFTVKEWDDVYETAKDVCCRPVPTKEGMEMVLDDEHTNGPDLRHFLRSTMENKVASDLHWK, encoded by the exons ATGACAGTATCAACAACATCGACAGCCCCGGCAGCCGCTCTTGGTGTGCTCCCAAGAGCCGACGGGTCTGCAAAATATTCACATGCCGGATACACAGTCACGGCCTCAGTCAACGGACCCATCGAAGCTCAGCGAAGAGATGAGCATCCCTATGAGGCACACGTTGACGTTATCGTACGACCGGCCGCAGGGGTCGGAG GCACAAGAGAACGTCACCTCGAGTCCATCCTCCAATCCTCACTTTCACAGATCATTCTCGTCAAGAACTTCCCTCGCTCTCTCATCCAGATTGTCCTCCAAGTTGAGGACTCGCCAGAAAACGACTATGTGAACACCAAGCTTGTTCAGGCCAGCCTG AACTTTTCCATCATGCCAGCCCTGTTTCAAACAGCTGTTCTCGCGCTCTTGTCGGCAGGTGTACCCATCAGGGCaacggcgacggcgacggctATTGCTATTGTTCCCCAGGATGGTACCAAGAGAAGTGTGGTTGATCCATCACCACGAGATGTCGAGATTGCCCAGTCCGTCCATGTACTGGCTTTTACGTCTCACGATGAGCTGTTGCTTGCTGAGAGTGAAGGAGACTTTACTGTCAAGGAATGGGATGATGTCTACGAAACGGCCAAGGACGTATGTTGTCGCCCAGTACCGACCAAGGAAGGGATGGAAATGGTGCTCGACGACGAACACACCAACGGCCCGGATCTGCGCCACTTCTTGCGGTCTACCATGGAGAACAAGGTGGCATCTGATCTCCATTGGAAGTGA